A single genomic interval of Juglans regia cultivar Chandler chromosome 1, Walnut 2.0, whole genome shotgun sequence harbors:
- the LOC109009661 gene encoding uncharacterized protein LOC109009661 isoform X4, with protein MPGNILVSVREFFGLPSSSPSSPISLKVSMGKIEYQTSDKEEFSFCSDFHSPLTTLRDNLIVALLDADGKEISRAGVETKSIVERGLWDDLFLLEGGGHVQMKLQFVLNEDERNRIRMMRESALKMKHDELLKRSIHSPKSDTTAGGNVALSLDLSNEASAVSVKEEASKACLVSNPINFSEVEKSGSESIKGIHPDQNQSTSNDADQYEELLLAMPASQGVDVHLIEVSHRETMEENESRTLPAEFPTRAICSVGVLSVESGLDVAATSNSISHDLEETMAHSHQKQTQPGKTRSNVRKMISAFEGSLSQDMWSQVKPPPTEFQSSKSITEAPLKSQHLNKAKTRITKAEDSIPGRPTNPFLAEELKHGPTYFRKREEQISLLGHKSSQDSCQLEELNNDKFQIIGTMPSLENKFKAVNKEVDKEEEKCHQDLMQASTFETPTVSGRMLDEHSGRHPHNLFIDKQDSCSNPVIEESRRGIQTKNVQNMDVEGASRHRLESVEYNVNKHSLFESSGVWIFPVEARRLCVTTGGTKMIDLMGGYSMEPEVHQGKLNLSTRDNVEEHSVDAGIAVKVNKDEKTCHEIRNSKHERSENTETSGGLVVKVAIMIGFGLLVLLTRQKNNRNCR; from the exons ATGCCTGGAAACATCCTGGTTTCAG TTCGGGAATTCTTCGGGCTTCCATCGTCGTCACCTTCTTCACCTATATCCTTAAAAG TTTCCATGGGGAAAATAGAGTACCAAACTTCAGATAAGGAAGAGTTCTCTTT TTGTTCTGATTTTCACAGCCCATTAACAACCCTCCGAGACAACTTGATTGTTGCACTTTTGGATGCTGATGGGAAAGAAATATCACGTGCAG GGGTTGAGACCAAGTCTATAGTGGAGAGAGGTCTTTGGGATGACCTTTTTCTCCTAGAAGGAGGTGGTCACGTGCAGATGAAGTTGCAGTTTGTCCTCAATGAAGACGAGCGCAACCGAATTCGAATGATG AGAGAATCGGCTTTGAAAATGAAACATGATGAGCTTCTCAAGCGTAGTATTCATAGTCCTAAGAGTGATACTACTGCTGGTGGTAATGTTGCATTGTCTTTGGACTTAAGCAATGAGGCCTCAG CAGTAAGTGTCAAAGAGGAAGCCTCCAAAGCTTGTTTGGTATCAAATCCTATTAATTTCAGCGAGGTTGAAAAATCTGGTTCTGAGAGCATAAAAGGAATACATCCTGATCAGAATCAATCAACCTCA AATGATGCAGATCAATATGAAGAGTTGTTATTGGCAATGCCTGCATCACAAGGAGTTGATGTCCATCTTATTGAAGTAAGTCACAGGGAAACAATGGAGGAGAATGAGAGTAGGACACTTCCTGCTGAATTTCCTACAAGAGCCATTTGTTCCGTTGGAGTGCTTTCTGTAGAATCAGGATTAGATGTTGCTGCCACAAGCAATTCAATATCTCATGATCTGGAAGAAACTATGGCTCATAGCCATCAGAAGCAGACTCAGCCTGGGAAAACCCGTAGCAAcgtaaggaaaatgataagtGCCTTTGAAGGCAGTCTATCTCAG GATATGTGGTCTCAAGTGAAGCCACCACCAACAGAATTTCAGTCAAGTAAGTCTATAACAGAAGCTCCTTTAAAAAGTCAGCACTTAAATAAAGCAAAGACAAGAATTACTAAAGCAGAAGACTCAATACCAGGAAGACCAACTAATCCTTTTCTTGCAGAGGAGTTGAAACATGGCCCAACCTATTTCAGGAAAAGAGAAGAACAAATTAGCTTACTTGGACATAAATCATCTCAGGACAGTTGCCAACTGGAAGAGTTGAACAATGACAAATTTCAGATTATTGGAACAATGCCAAGTCTTGAGAATAAATTCAAGGCAGTGAATAAAGAAGTAGataaagaggaagagaaatgtCATCAAGATTTGATGCAAGCATCGACATTTGAAACACCTACAGTATCAGGGAGGATGCTTGATGAGCATTCAGGTAGACACCCTCATAATTTGTTTATTGATAAGCAAGATTCTTGTTCCAATCCAGTCATAGAGGAGAGTAGAAGGGGAATTCAAACTAAAAATGTTCAAAACATGGATGTTGAAGGAGCTTCAAGACATAGATTGGAATCAGTAGAATATAATGTAAATAAGCATTCCTTATTCGAAAGCTCTGGTGTCTGGATATTTCCAGTTGAAGCAAGACGCTTGTGTGTAACGACTGGGGGTACAAAAATGATAGATCTAATGGGTGGTTACAGTATGGAGCCGGAGGTCCATCAAGGGAAGTTAAATCTCTCTACGAGAGACAATGTGGAAGAG CATAGTGTGGATGCTGGAATTGCTGTTAAGGTGAATAAAGATGAGAAGACTTGCCACGAAATAAGGAACTCAAAACATGAAAGATCAGAGAATACTGAGACTTCTGGAGGACTG GTAGTAAAAGTTGCAATCATGATAGGATTTGGATTGCTTGTTCTTCTTACCAGACAAAAGAATAACAG GAACTGCAGATAA
- the LOC109009661 gene encoding uncharacterized protein LOC109009661 isoform X8 produces MPGNILVSVREFFGLPSSSPSSPISLKVSMGKIEYQTSDKEEFSFCSDFHSPLTTLRDNLIVALLDADGKEISRAGVETKSIVERGLWDDLFLLEGGGHVQMKLQFVLNEDERNRIRMMRESALKMKHDELLKRSIHSPKSDTTAGGNVALSLDLSNEASAVSVKEEASKACLVSNPINFSEVEKSGSESIKGIHPDQNQSTSNDADQYEELLLAMPASQGVDVHLIEVSHRETMEENESRTLPAEFPTRAICSVGVLSVESGLDVAATSNSISHDLEETMAHSHQKQTQPGKTRSNVRKMISAFEGSLSQDMWSQVKPPPTEFQSSKSITEAPLKSQHLNKAKTRITKAEDSIPGRPTNPFLAEELKHGPTYFRKREEQISLLGHKSSQDSCQLEELNNDKFQIIGTMPSLENKFKAVNKEVDKEEEKCHQDLMQASTFETPTVSGRMLDEHSVEARRLCVTTGGTKMIDLMGGYSMEPEVHQGKLNLSTRDNVEEHSVDAGIAVKVNKDEKTCHEIRNSKHERSENTETSGGLVGQVVKVAIMIGFGLLVLLTRQKNNRNCR; encoded by the exons ATGCCTGGAAACATCCTGGTTTCAG TTCGGGAATTCTTCGGGCTTCCATCGTCGTCACCTTCTTCACCTATATCCTTAAAAG TTTCCATGGGGAAAATAGAGTACCAAACTTCAGATAAGGAAGAGTTCTCTTT TTGTTCTGATTTTCACAGCCCATTAACAACCCTCCGAGACAACTTGATTGTTGCACTTTTGGATGCTGATGGGAAAGAAATATCACGTGCAG GGGTTGAGACCAAGTCTATAGTGGAGAGAGGTCTTTGGGATGACCTTTTTCTCCTAGAAGGAGGTGGTCACGTGCAGATGAAGTTGCAGTTTGTCCTCAATGAAGACGAGCGCAACCGAATTCGAATGATG AGAGAATCGGCTTTGAAAATGAAACATGATGAGCTTCTCAAGCGTAGTATTCATAGTCCTAAGAGTGATACTACTGCTGGTGGTAATGTTGCATTGTCTTTGGACTTAAGCAATGAGGCCTCAG CAGTAAGTGTCAAAGAGGAAGCCTCCAAAGCTTGTTTGGTATCAAATCCTATTAATTTCAGCGAGGTTGAAAAATCTGGTTCTGAGAGCATAAAAGGAATACATCCTGATCAGAATCAATCAACCTCA AATGATGCAGATCAATATGAAGAGTTGTTATTGGCAATGCCTGCATCACAAGGAGTTGATGTCCATCTTATTGAAGTAAGTCACAGGGAAACAATGGAGGAGAATGAGAGTAGGACACTTCCTGCTGAATTTCCTACAAGAGCCATTTGTTCCGTTGGAGTGCTTTCTGTAGAATCAGGATTAGATGTTGCTGCCACAAGCAATTCAATATCTCATGATCTGGAAGAAACTATGGCTCATAGCCATCAGAAGCAGACTCAGCCTGGGAAAACCCGTAGCAAcgtaaggaaaatgataagtGCCTTTGAAGGCAGTCTATCTCAG GATATGTGGTCTCAAGTGAAGCCACCACCAACAGAATTTCAGTCAAGTAAGTCTATAACAGAAGCTCCTTTAAAAAGTCAGCACTTAAATAAAGCAAAGACAAGAATTACTAAAGCAGAAGACTCAATACCAGGAAGACCAACTAATCCTTTTCTTGCAGAGGAGTTGAAACATGGCCCAACCTATTTCAGGAAAAGAGAAGAACAAATTAGCTTACTTGGACATAAATCATCTCAGGACAGTTGCCAACTGGAAGAGTTGAACAATGACAAATTTCAGATTATTGGAACAATGCCAAGTCTTGAGAATAAATTCAAGGCAGTGAATAAAGAAGTAGataaagaggaagagaaatgtCATCAAGATTTGATGCAAGCATCGACATTTGAAACACCTACAGTATCAGGGAGGATGCTTGATGAGCATTCAG TTGAAGCAAGACGCTTGTGTGTAACGACTGGGGGTACAAAAATGATAGATCTAATGGGTGGTTACAGTATGGAGCCGGAGGTCCATCAAGGGAAGTTAAATCTCTCTACGAGAGACAATGTGGAAGAG CATAGTGTGGATGCTGGAATTGCTGTTAAGGTGAATAAAGATGAGAAGACTTGCCACGAAATAAGGAACTCAAAACATGAAAGATCAGAGAATACTGAGACTTCTGGAGGACTGGTGGGACAG GTAGTAAAAGTTGCAATCATGATAGGATTTGGATTGCTTGTTCTTCTTACCAGACAAAAGAATAACAG GAACTGCAGATAA
- the LOC109009661 gene encoding uncharacterized protein LOC109009661 isoform X7: protein MPGNILVSVREFFGLPSSSPSSPISLKVSMGKIEYQTSDKEEFSFCSDFHSPLTTLRDNLIVALLDADGKEISRAGVETKSIVERGLWDDLFLLEGGGHVQMKLQFVLNEDERNRIRMMRESALKMKHDELLKRSIHSPKSDTTAGGNVALSLDLSNEASAVSVKEEASKACLVSNPINFSEVEKSGSESIKGIHPDQNQSTSNDADQYEELLLAMPASQGVDVHLIEVSHRETMEENESRTLPAEFPTRAICSVGVLSVESGLDVAATSNSISHDLEETMAHSHQKQTQPGKTRSNVRKMISAFEGSLSQDMWSQVKPPPTEFQSKELKHGPTYFRKREEQISLLGHKSSQDSCQLEELNNDKFQIIGTMPSLENKFKAVNKEVDKEEEKCHQDLMQASTFETPTVSGRMLDEHSGRHPHNLFIDKQDSCSNPVIEESRRGIQTKNVQNMDVEGASRHRLESVEYNVNKHSLFESSGVWIFPVEARRLCVTTGGTKMIDLMGGYSMEPEVHQGKLNLSTRDNVEEHSVDAGIAVKVNKDEKTCHEIRNSKHERSENTETSGGLVGQVVKVAIMIGFGLLVLLTRQKNNRNCR, encoded by the exons ATGCCTGGAAACATCCTGGTTTCAG TTCGGGAATTCTTCGGGCTTCCATCGTCGTCACCTTCTTCACCTATATCCTTAAAAG TTTCCATGGGGAAAATAGAGTACCAAACTTCAGATAAGGAAGAGTTCTCTTT TTGTTCTGATTTTCACAGCCCATTAACAACCCTCCGAGACAACTTGATTGTTGCACTTTTGGATGCTGATGGGAAAGAAATATCACGTGCAG GGGTTGAGACCAAGTCTATAGTGGAGAGAGGTCTTTGGGATGACCTTTTTCTCCTAGAAGGAGGTGGTCACGTGCAGATGAAGTTGCAGTTTGTCCTCAATGAAGACGAGCGCAACCGAATTCGAATGATG AGAGAATCGGCTTTGAAAATGAAACATGATGAGCTTCTCAAGCGTAGTATTCATAGTCCTAAGAGTGATACTACTGCTGGTGGTAATGTTGCATTGTCTTTGGACTTAAGCAATGAGGCCTCAG CAGTAAGTGTCAAAGAGGAAGCCTCCAAAGCTTGTTTGGTATCAAATCCTATTAATTTCAGCGAGGTTGAAAAATCTGGTTCTGAGAGCATAAAAGGAATACATCCTGATCAGAATCAATCAACCTCA AATGATGCAGATCAATATGAAGAGTTGTTATTGGCAATGCCTGCATCACAAGGAGTTGATGTCCATCTTATTGAAGTAAGTCACAGGGAAACAATGGAGGAGAATGAGAGTAGGACACTTCCTGCTGAATTTCCTACAAGAGCCATTTGTTCCGTTGGAGTGCTTTCTGTAGAATCAGGATTAGATGTTGCTGCCACAAGCAATTCAATATCTCATGATCTGGAAGAAACTATGGCTCATAGCCATCAGAAGCAGACTCAGCCTGGGAAAACCCGTAGCAAcgtaaggaaaatgataagtGCCTTTGAAGGCAGTCTATCTCAG GATATGTGGTCTCAAGTGAAGCCACCACCAACAGAATTTCAGTCAA AGGAGTTGAAACATGGCCCAACCTATTTCAGGAAAAGAGAAGAACAAATTAGCTTACTTGGACATAAATCATCTCAGGACAGTTGCCAACTGGAAGAGTTGAACAATGACAAATTTCAGATTATTGGAACAATGCCAAGTCTTGAGAATAAATTCAAGGCAGTGAATAAAGAAGTAGataaagaggaagagaaatgtCATCAAGATTTGATGCAAGCATCGACATTTGAAACACCTACAGTATCAGGGAGGATGCTTGATGAGCATTCAGGTAGACACCCTCATAATTTGTTTATTGATAAGCAAGATTCTTGTTCCAATCCAGTCATAGAGGAGAGTAGAAGGGGAATTCAAACTAAAAATGTTCAAAACATGGATGTTGAAGGAGCTTCAAGACATAGATTGGAATCAGTAGAATATAATGTAAATAAGCATTCCTTATTCGAAAGCTCTGGTGTCTGGATATTTCCAGTTGAAGCAAGACGCTTGTGTGTAACGACTGGGGGTACAAAAATGATAGATCTAATGGGTGGTTACAGTATGGAGCCGGAGGTCCATCAAGGGAAGTTAAATCTCTCTACGAGAGACAATGTGGAAGAG CATAGTGTGGATGCTGGAATTGCTGTTAAGGTGAATAAAGATGAGAAGACTTGCCACGAAATAAGGAACTCAAAACATGAAAGATCAGAGAATACTGAGACTTCTGGAGGACTGGTGGGACAG GTAGTAAAAGTTGCAATCATGATAGGATTTGGATTGCTTGTTCTTCTTACCAGACAAAAGAATAACAG GAACTGCAGATAA
- the LOC109009661 gene encoding uncharacterized protein LOC109009661 isoform X2: MPGNILVSVREFFGLPSSSPSSPISLKVSMGKIEYQTSDKEEFSFCSDFHSPLTTLRDNLIVALLDADGKEISRAGVETKSIVERGLWDDLFLLEGGGHVQMKLQFVLNEDERNRIRMMRESALKMKHDELLKRSIHSPKSDTTAGGNVALSLDLSNEASVSVKEEASKACLVSNPINFSEVEKSGSESIKGIHPDQNQSTSNDADQYEELLLAMPASQGVDVHLIEVSHRETMEENESRTLPAEFPTRAICSVGVLSVESGLDVAATSNSISHDLEETMAHSHQKQTQPGKTRSNVRKMISAFEGSLSQDMWSQVKPPPTEFQSSKSITEAPLKSQHLNKAKTRITKAEDSIPGRPTNPFLAEELKHGPTYFRKREEQISLLGHKSSQDSCQLEELNNDKFQIIGTMPSLENKFKAVNKEVDKEEEKCHQDLMQASTFETPTVSGRMLDEHSGRHPHNLFIDKQDSCSNPVIEESRRGIQTKNVQNMDVEGASRHRLESVEYNVNKHSLFESSGVWIFPVEARRLCVTTGGTKMIDLMGGYSMEPEVHQGKLNLSTRDNVEEHSVDAGIAVKVNKDEKTCHEIRNSKHERSENTETSGGLVGQVVKVAIMIGFGLLVLLTRQKNNRNCR, encoded by the exons ATGCCTGGAAACATCCTGGTTTCAG TTCGGGAATTCTTCGGGCTTCCATCGTCGTCACCTTCTTCACCTATATCCTTAAAAG TTTCCATGGGGAAAATAGAGTACCAAACTTCAGATAAGGAAGAGTTCTCTTT TTGTTCTGATTTTCACAGCCCATTAACAACCCTCCGAGACAACTTGATTGTTGCACTTTTGGATGCTGATGGGAAAGAAATATCACGTGCAG GGGTTGAGACCAAGTCTATAGTGGAGAGAGGTCTTTGGGATGACCTTTTTCTCCTAGAAGGAGGTGGTCACGTGCAGATGAAGTTGCAGTTTGTCCTCAATGAAGACGAGCGCAACCGAATTCGAATGATG AGAGAATCGGCTTTGAAAATGAAACATGATGAGCTTCTCAAGCGTAGTATTCATAGTCCTAAGAGTGATACTACTGCTGGTGGTAATGTTGCATTGTCTTTGGACTTAAGCAATGAGGCCTCAG TAAGTGTCAAAGAGGAAGCCTCCAAAGCTTGTTTGGTATCAAATCCTATTAATTTCAGCGAGGTTGAAAAATCTGGTTCTGAGAGCATAAAAGGAATACATCCTGATCAGAATCAATCAACCTCA AATGATGCAGATCAATATGAAGAGTTGTTATTGGCAATGCCTGCATCACAAGGAGTTGATGTCCATCTTATTGAAGTAAGTCACAGGGAAACAATGGAGGAGAATGAGAGTAGGACACTTCCTGCTGAATTTCCTACAAGAGCCATTTGTTCCGTTGGAGTGCTTTCTGTAGAATCAGGATTAGATGTTGCTGCCACAAGCAATTCAATATCTCATGATCTGGAAGAAACTATGGCTCATAGCCATCAGAAGCAGACTCAGCCTGGGAAAACCCGTAGCAAcgtaaggaaaatgataagtGCCTTTGAAGGCAGTCTATCTCAG GATATGTGGTCTCAAGTGAAGCCACCACCAACAGAATTTCAGTCAAGTAAGTCTATAACAGAAGCTCCTTTAAAAAGTCAGCACTTAAATAAAGCAAAGACAAGAATTACTAAAGCAGAAGACTCAATACCAGGAAGACCAACTAATCCTTTTCTTGCAGAGGAGTTGAAACATGGCCCAACCTATTTCAGGAAAAGAGAAGAACAAATTAGCTTACTTGGACATAAATCATCTCAGGACAGTTGCCAACTGGAAGAGTTGAACAATGACAAATTTCAGATTATTGGAACAATGCCAAGTCTTGAGAATAAATTCAAGGCAGTGAATAAAGAAGTAGataaagaggaagagaaatgtCATCAAGATTTGATGCAAGCATCGACATTTGAAACACCTACAGTATCAGGGAGGATGCTTGATGAGCATTCAGGTAGACACCCTCATAATTTGTTTATTGATAAGCAAGATTCTTGTTCCAATCCAGTCATAGAGGAGAGTAGAAGGGGAATTCAAACTAAAAATGTTCAAAACATGGATGTTGAAGGAGCTTCAAGACATAGATTGGAATCAGTAGAATATAATGTAAATAAGCATTCCTTATTCGAAAGCTCTGGTGTCTGGATATTTCCAGTTGAAGCAAGACGCTTGTGTGTAACGACTGGGGGTACAAAAATGATAGATCTAATGGGTGGTTACAGTATGGAGCCGGAGGTCCATCAAGGGAAGTTAAATCTCTCTACGAGAGACAATGTGGAAGAG CATAGTGTGGATGCTGGAATTGCTGTTAAGGTGAATAAAGATGAGAAGACTTGCCACGAAATAAGGAACTCAAAACATGAAAGATCAGAGAATACTGAGACTTCTGGAGGACTGGTGGGACAG GTAGTAAAAGTTGCAATCATGATAGGATTTGGATTGCTTGTTCTTCTTACCAGACAAAAGAATAACAG GAACTGCAGATAA
- the LOC109009661 gene encoding uncharacterized protein LOC109009661 isoform X6, producing MPGNILVSVREFFGLPSSSPSSPISLKVSMGKIEYQTSDKEEFSFPLTTLRDNLIVALLDADGKEISRAGVETKSIVERGLWDDLFLLEGGGHVQMKLQFVLNEDERNRIRMMRESALKMKHDELLKRSIHSPKSDTTAGGNVALSLDLSNEASAVSVKEEASKACLVSNPINFSEVEKSGSESIKGIHPDQNQSTSNDADQYEELLLAMPASQGVDVHLIEVSHRETMEENESRTLPAEFPTRAICSVGVLSVESGLDVAATSNSISHDLEETMAHSHQKQTQPGKTRSNVRKMISAFEGSLSQDMWSQVKPPPTEFQSSKSITEAPLKSQHLNKAKTRITKAEDSIPGRPTNPFLAEELKHGPTYFRKREEQISLLGHKSSQDSCQLEELNNDKFQIIGTMPSLENKFKAVNKEVDKEEEKCHQDLMQASTFETPTVSGRMLDEHSGRHPHNLFIDKQDSCSNPVIEESRRGIQTKNVQNMDVEGASRHRLESVEYNVNKHSLFESSGVWIFPVEARRLCVTTGGTKMIDLMGGYSMEPEVHQGKLNLSTRDNVEEHSVDAGIAVKVNKDEKTCHEIRNSKHERSENTETSGGLVGQVVKVAIMIGFGLLVLLTRQKNNRNCR from the exons ATGCCTGGAAACATCCTGGTTTCAG TTCGGGAATTCTTCGGGCTTCCATCGTCGTCACCTTCTTCACCTATATCCTTAAAAG TTTCCATGGGGAAAATAGAGTACCAAACTTCAGATAAGGAAGAGTTCTCTTT CCCATTAACAACCCTCCGAGACAACTTGATTGTTGCACTTTTGGATGCTGATGGGAAAGAAATATCACGTGCAG GGGTTGAGACCAAGTCTATAGTGGAGAGAGGTCTTTGGGATGACCTTTTTCTCCTAGAAGGAGGTGGTCACGTGCAGATGAAGTTGCAGTTTGTCCTCAATGAAGACGAGCGCAACCGAATTCGAATGATG AGAGAATCGGCTTTGAAAATGAAACATGATGAGCTTCTCAAGCGTAGTATTCATAGTCCTAAGAGTGATACTACTGCTGGTGGTAATGTTGCATTGTCTTTGGACTTAAGCAATGAGGCCTCAG CAGTAAGTGTCAAAGAGGAAGCCTCCAAAGCTTGTTTGGTATCAAATCCTATTAATTTCAGCGAGGTTGAAAAATCTGGTTCTGAGAGCATAAAAGGAATACATCCTGATCAGAATCAATCAACCTCA AATGATGCAGATCAATATGAAGAGTTGTTATTGGCAATGCCTGCATCACAAGGAGTTGATGTCCATCTTATTGAAGTAAGTCACAGGGAAACAATGGAGGAGAATGAGAGTAGGACACTTCCTGCTGAATTTCCTACAAGAGCCATTTGTTCCGTTGGAGTGCTTTCTGTAGAATCAGGATTAGATGTTGCTGCCACAAGCAATTCAATATCTCATGATCTGGAAGAAACTATGGCTCATAGCCATCAGAAGCAGACTCAGCCTGGGAAAACCCGTAGCAAcgtaaggaaaatgataagtGCCTTTGAAGGCAGTCTATCTCAG GATATGTGGTCTCAAGTGAAGCCACCACCAACAGAATTTCAGTCAAGTAAGTCTATAACAGAAGCTCCTTTAAAAAGTCAGCACTTAAATAAAGCAAAGACAAGAATTACTAAAGCAGAAGACTCAATACCAGGAAGACCAACTAATCCTTTTCTTGCAGAGGAGTTGAAACATGGCCCAACCTATTTCAGGAAAAGAGAAGAACAAATTAGCTTACTTGGACATAAATCATCTCAGGACAGTTGCCAACTGGAAGAGTTGAACAATGACAAATTTCAGATTATTGGAACAATGCCAAGTCTTGAGAATAAATTCAAGGCAGTGAATAAAGAAGTAGataaagaggaagagaaatgtCATCAAGATTTGATGCAAGCATCGACATTTGAAACACCTACAGTATCAGGGAGGATGCTTGATGAGCATTCAGGTAGACACCCTCATAATTTGTTTATTGATAAGCAAGATTCTTGTTCCAATCCAGTCATAGAGGAGAGTAGAAGGGGAATTCAAACTAAAAATGTTCAAAACATGGATGTTGAAGGAGCTTCAAGACATAGATTGGAATCAGTAGAATATAATGTAAATAAGCATTCCTTATTCGAAAGCTCTGGTGTCTGGATATTTCCAGTTGAAGCAAGACGCTTGTGTGTAACGACTGGGGGTACAAAAATGATAGATCTAATGGGTGGTTACAGTATGGAGCCGGAGGTCCATCAAGGGAAGTTAAATCTCTCTACGAGAGACAATGTGGAAGAG CATAGTGTGGATGCTGGAATTGCTGTTAAGGTGAATAAAGATGAGAAGACTTGCCACGAAATAAGGAACTCAAAACATGAAAGATCAGAGAATACTGAGACTTCTGGAGGACTGGTGGGACAG GTAGTAAAAGTTGCAATCATGATAGGATTTGGATTGCTTGTTCTTCTTACCAGACAAAAGAATAACAG GAACTGCAGATAA